The Candidatus Zymogenaceae bacterium genome contains the following window.
TTTTAAACGAGGCGGAGAAGATGGCTGTCAACGATGTGTTTCCCACAAACGAACTGGGAGACAAGAACCCGTCTGAATTCGTTGACGGTGTGGTCAAGGTCCCCAAGGAAGTGCACGCCGTCTATAAAAAGTACACCGAGGGAGGCTGGCTGACGGTTGCCGACGACATTGAGGTGGGCGGTCAGGGTTTCCCGGAGATAGTCAACGCCGCCGCCAAGGAGCTCTTCTGCGCGGCGAACTTTGCGTTCATGATGTTCCCCGGATTGGGACACGGCGCCGCCAAGCTGATTGAAATATACGGCACCGAGGAGCAGAAGCGAAAGTACATGGACCGGATGTACACCGGCGAATGGGGCGGTACGATGTGCCTGACCGAGCCGGGCGCGGGTTCCGACGTGGGGGCGCTCACCACCATCGCGAAGCCCATCGGAGACGGGACATACAAGATTACCGGCACCAAGATATTCATCTCCGCCGGCGATCAGGATATCACCGACAATATCATTCACCCGGTTCTCGCCCGCATCGAGGGGGCTCCCGTGGGAACCAAGGGAATCTCCATCTTCCTGGTGCCCAAATATCGCGTGAATGACGACGGAAGCCTGGGCAAGTTGAACGACATCAGCGTGGGCAACATCGAGCACAAGATGGGTATCAAGCTGAGCCCCACCTGTACCCTGAACTTCGGCGACAACGACGACTGCATCGGCGAGCTTCTGGGCGAGGAAAACAAGGGTATGCGCGTCATGTTCAACATGATGAACGAGGCCAGGCTGGGTGTGGGCATCCAGGGGCTGGGTCACGCCACCGCCGCCTACATCCACGCCGTTAACTACGCCAGGGAGCGGCTCCAGGGCGCGGACCTCGCCAATTTCAGGAATCCCGAAGCGCCCCGGGTCCCGATCATCAATCATCCCGACGTCAGGCGCATGCTCCTGTGGATGAAGGGCCACGTGGAAGGCCTCAGGGCGCTAATGTACTGGATCGCCTTCTGTGACGACATGGCCAAGGCCGCGGAGGATGAGGCGGAAAAAGAGAAGTACCACGGCTTCGTGGAGCTGATGACCCCCATCTGCAAGTCCTGGGGAAGCGATATGGGCTTTCGAGTCACCGAGTACGCCATCCAGGTGTACGGCGGCTACGGCTATATCAACGAGTATCCGGTGGAGCAGTTCATGCG
Protein-coding sequences here:
- a CDS encoding acyl-CoA dehydrogenase gives rise to the protein MANLLVDMRDQAFTLYEMLDIERLVTYPRFADYSKDMFDMVLNEAEKMAVNDVFPTNELGDKNPSEFVDGVVKVPKEVHAVYKKYTEGGWLTVADDIEVGGQGFPEIVNAAAKELFCAANFAFMMFPGLGHGAAKLIEIYGTEEQKRKYMDRMYTGEWGGTMCLTEPGAGSDVGALTTIAKPIGDGTYKITGTKIFISAGDQDITDNIIHPVLARIEGAPVGTKGISIFLVPKYRVNDDGSLGKLNDISVGNIEHKMGIKLSPTCTLNFGDNDDCIGELLGEENKGMRVMFNMMNEARLGVGIQGLGHATAAYIHAVNYARERLQGADLANFRNPEAPRVPIINHPDVRRMLLWMKGHVEGLRALMYWIAFCDDMAKAAEDEAEKEKYHGFVELMTPICKSWGSDMGFRVTEYAIQVYGGYGYINEYPVEQFMRDCKIASIYEGTNGIQAMDLVARKLGQSKGANFMNLLTLIGETVEKCKGIAVLKDSALELERAKNTLAEIGGFFAQCGAEGKFLVPIGNAMPFLELMSNVTLGWLLLWQAGISQEKLEAVKKDKGVTDDDWAGLAALYKDSKDAAYYQGKVASAKYYAAYVLPHVEATAKAIKKEDASIMEIAETAFASIQ